From one Agathobaculum sp. NTUH-O15-33 genomic stretch:
- a CDS encoding galactose ABC transporter substrate-binding protein, translating to MNTKRWLAAGLTATMLFTLTACGGDKKPAEGGGTEAGGDQPAANDLSIGVLYYNYADTYIASVRGALSAKLDEMGIKHSDQDGNNNQTTQSEQVQNEITKGTEMLVVNVVNTSSDDAATGIVDKAKAGDLPLLFFNREVSDDVIKSYDKSAFVGTNAPEAGHMQGEMIGDYLLADYEKYDLNGDGKISYVMFKGEQGNAEAEARTQYGVEDANKKLVEAGKPELEFYDANNSDKYLVDKNGSWSSAASQEYMTTILSEYNDQNNNMVELVICNNDGMAEGAVTALNTAGYNNGDAAKTIPVFGVDATDAAKALIADGKMAGTIKQDADGMAQCISDLVANVAAGKDLMDGIADKYTVDEGVNKIRIPYQIYLGE from the coding sequence ATGAACACAAAAAGATGGCTGGCAGCCGGTTTGACGGCAACGATGCTGTTTACGCTCACCGCGTGCGGCGGCGACAAGAAGCCCGCTGAGGGCGGCGGCACGGAAGCCGGCGGCGACCAGCCCGCGGCAAACGATCTGTCGATCGGCGTACTGTATTACAACTACGCGGATACTTACATCGCTTCCGTTCGCGGCGCGCTTTCCGCTAAGCTCGACGAAATGGGCATCAAGCACTCCGATCAGGACGGCAACAACAACCAGACCACCCAGTCCGAGCAGGTGCAGAACGAAATCACCAAGGGCACCGAGATGCTGGTCGTCAACGTGGTCAACACCTCGTCCGACGACGCCGCCACCGGTATCGTAGACAAGGCCAAGGCCGGCGATCTGCCGCTCCTGTTCTTCAACCGCGAGGTTTCGGACGATGTGATCAAGAGCTATGACAAGTCCGCTTTTGTCGGCACCAACGCACCGGAAGCTGGCCACATGCAGGGCGAAATGATCGGCGATTATCTGCTGGCTGATTATGAAAAGTACGACCTGAACGGCGACGGCAAGATTTCCTACGTCATGTTCAAGGGCGAGCAGGGCAACGCGGAAGCGGAAGCCCGCACCCAGTACGGCGTTGAGGACGCGAATAAGAAACTGGTCGAGGCCGGCAAGCCCGAACTCGAATTCTATGACGCGAACAACTCCGATAAGTATTTGGTTGACAAGAACGGTTCTTGGTCCTCCGCTGCTTCGCAGGAATACATGACCACGATCCTTTCCGAGTACAACGATCAGAACAACAACATGGTCGAACTCGTTATCTGCAACAACGACGGCATGGCGGAAGGCGCGGTAACCGCGCTGAATACCGCGGGCTACAACAACGGCGACGCCGCCAAGACCATTCCGGTATTCGGCGTTGACGCGACGGACGCCGCCAAGGCCCTGATCGCGGACGGCAAGATGGCTGGTACCATCAAGCAGGACGCGGACGGCATGGCGCAGTGCATCTCTGATCTGGTAGCCAACGTGGCCGCCGGCAAGGACCTGATGGACGGCATCGCCGACAAGTACACGGTCGACGAAGGCGTTAACAAGATCCGTATCCCCTACCAGATTTATCTGGGCGAGTAA
- a CDS encoding substrate-binding domain-containing protein: MIRLKRLCAAMLLLSLALYAGCAAPRQGVGAQKPFVAVIVKSTGSSFWKSVKAGANAAASEYNFGFSFDGPLSEEDYEGQNRMIGDAVAAGADAIVLSAIDFSGTAEAVERAAAAGVKIVVIDSDVDSDQVAVRIGTDNYAAGREAGLAVLGGEENTLRIGVIGFDVHTKNGQEREQGFEDAIAEDSRAEIVETVNTSSDSETAQKATRDLLTRHPEINAVVTFNELTTLGVGHAIGELGLGGTVRAVGFDNNVVSVGMLETGEIDVLIVQNPFAIGYLGVENAGLLASGKIPSADRIDTEVRAIDREGMYSDENQKFLFSFTENQ, from the coding sequence ATGATTAGGCTGAAACGCTTATGCGCCGCCATGCTGCTGCTATCGCTCGCGCTGTATGCGGGCTGCGCCGCGCCGCGGCAGGGGGTAGGGGCGCAAAAGCCCTTTGTGGCGGTTATCGTCAAATCCACCGGTTCTTCTTTCTGGAAATCGGTCAAAGCGGGGGCAAACGCCGCCGCAAGCGAATACAACTTTGGCTTTTCGTTTGACGGCCCGCTCAGCGAAGAGGATTACGAAGGCCAGAACCGGATGATCGGCGACGCGGTCGCCGCCGGAGCGGACGCGATCGTGCTCTCCGCCATCGACTTCAGCGGTACGGCGGAAGCCGTGGAGCGCGCGGCGGCGGCGGGCGTTAAGATCGTTGTGATCGATTCGGATGTGGATTCCGATCAGGTCGCGGTGCGCATTGGCACGGATAACTACGCCGCCGGCCGGGAAGCAGGATTGGCCGTGCTCGGCGGGGAGGAGAACACGCTCCGCATCGGCGTGATCGGCTTTGACGTGCACACCAAAAACGGACAGGAGCGCGAGCAGGGCTTTGAGGACGCCATCGCGGAGGACAGCCGCGCCGAGATCGTCGAAACGGTCAACACCTCTTCGGATTCCGAGACCGCCCAGAAGGCCACCCGCGATCTGTTGACCCGCCACCCGGAGATCAACGCCGTCGTCACCTTTAACGAGCTGACGACGCTCGGCGTCGGCCACGCGATCGGCGAGCTGGGGCTGGGCGGCACGGTGCGCGCGGTCGGGTTCGATAACAACGTTGTTTCAGTCGGTATGCTGGAAACCGGCGAGATCGACGTGCTAATCGTACAAAACCCGTTTGCCATCGGTTACCTCGGCGTGGAAAACGCCGGATTGCTCGCCTCCGGTAAAATCCCTTCAGCCGACCGGATTGACACCGAAGTGCGCGCGATCGACCGCGAAGGCATGTATTCCGATGAAAACCAGAAGTTTTTGTTCAGCTTTACAGAAAATCAGTAA
- a CDS encoding sensor histidine kinase, producing the protein MKQKKALSLSRLMVVLVSGVAAVTALISIFVFTTLYTAALRSNAATGSEQSVTQAANAIANYTADTNKLLRRIIGELNSSDDSETLSATFATMVQMRDDLASIGVYRQDGSLIACYADNRRRKASVASLDLTGMEADSTGVYITPPHVQSLYMDYYPWVVSVARPAELTRYGGVNAYVTVDLQFSTIAGYMDDVGIGQRGYSFIIDNAGRLVYHPQQQLIYSGLKSEDTLPLAALPDGVHADGSLIRVIKSLPQGDWRIVGVSYLDELVAQPRQAALGRILAVVPVVLLILLAISVLVSRLVSRPIHGLVDEMRRFEQDAAQFVYQPVSGTDEINVLSGSFEHMVVRIQNLMAEVKSEEETLRKTELKALQAQINPHFLYNTLDSIQWMCEVGRTDEAVQMVSALARLFRISISRGADLIPIRRELEHAESYLIIQKFRYKDQFSYRFDVDESVLDCLCSKITLQPIIENAILHGFGELVEDGEIVISAKADSADVVLTVTDNGIGMDEAQCHAILSHDQSEPGGIGIKNVADRIRIYFGAPYGLSIESEPDRGTRVTIRLPQTGREEP; encoded by the coding sequence ATGAAGCAGAAAAAGGCCCTGTCGCTCTCTCGCTTGATGGTGGTGCTGGTCAGCGGCGTCGCGGCGGTGACCGCGCTGATTTCTATCTTCGTTTTTACTACCCTATATACGGCGGCGCTTCGCTCGAACGCCGCGACCGGCTCCGAGCAGTCCGTCACGCAGGCGGCCAACGCGATCGCCAACTATACGGCGGATACGAATAAGCTGCTGCGCCGGATCATCGGCGAGCTGAACAGCAGTGATGATTCCGAAACGCTCAGCGCGACCTTTGCCACCATGGTGCAGATGCGAGACGATCTGGCCAGCATCGGCGTTTACCGGCAGGACGGCTCGCTCATCGCCTGCTACGCGGATAACCGCCGCCGCAAGGCGTCGGTCGCTTCGCTCGACCTGACCGGGATGGAGGCGGACTCCACCGGCGTTTATATCACGCCGCCGCACGTGCAGAGCCTTTACATGGATTACTACCCGTGGGTGGTATCGGTAGCGCGCCCGGCGGAGCTGACGCGCTACGGCGGCGTGAACGCGTATGTCACAGTCGATCTGCAATTTTCCACCATCGCCGGGTATATGGACGATGTCGGCATCGGCCAGCGCGGCTACAGCTTCATCATCGATAACGCGGGGCGGTTGGTCTATCACCCGCAGCAGCAGCTGATCTATTCGGGCCTCAAAAGCGAGGATACCCTGCCGCTGGCCGCTTTGCCGGACGGCGTGCACGCGGACGGCTCGCTCATCCGCGTGATCAAAAGCCTGCCGCAGGGGGATTGGCGCATCGTGGGCGTGAGCTATCTGGACGAACTGGTCGCGCAGCCAAGGCAGGCGGCGTTAGGCCGGATTCTGGCCGTCGTGCCGGTTGTGCTGCTGATTCTGCTCGCGATCAGCGTGCTGGTGTCGCGGCTGGTGTCGCGCCCCATCCACGGGCTTGTGGATGAAATGCGCCGCTTTGAGCAGGACGCGGCCCAGTTTGTTTACCAGCCGGTCAGCGGCACGGACGAGATTAACGTGCTTTCCGGCTCGTTCGAGCACATGGTGGTACGCATTCAAAACCTGATGGCCGAGGTAAAGAGCGAGGAGGAAACGCTGCGCAAGACCGAGCTGAAGGCTCTGCAAGCGCAGATTAACCCCCACTTTTTGTACAACACGCTCGATTCCATCCAGTGGATGTGCGAGGTGGGCCGCACGGATGAGGCGGTGCAGATGGTCTCTGCGCTGGCGCGTCTGTTCCGCATCAGCATTTCGCGCGGGGCCGATCTAATTCCCATCCGCCGCGAGCTGGAGCACGCCGAAAGCTATCTGATCATTCAGAAATTTCGCTACAAAGACCAGTTTTCCTATCGGTTTGACGTGGACGAATCGGTGCTTGATTGCCTGTGCAGCAAGATTACGCTACAGCCCATCATTGAAAACGCCATTCTGCACGGCTTTGGCGAACTGGTCGAGGATGGCGAGATCGTCATTTCCGCAAAAGCGGACAGCGCGGACGTGGTGCTCACCGTGACGGACAACGGCATCGGCATGGATGAGGCGCAGTGCCACGCTATTTTGTCGCATGACCAATCCGAGCCGGGCGGTATCGGCATCAAAAACGTGGCCGACCGCATCCGTATCTATTTCGGCGCGCCGTACGGCCTTTCAATCGAAAGCGAGCCAGACAGGGGCACGCGCGTCACGATCCGTCTGCCGCAGACAGGAAGGGAGGAACCATGA